In Lodderomyces elongisporus chromosome 1, complete sequence, a genomic segment contains:
- the RAD5 gene encoding DNA helicase rad5, which produces MTVTKTRFFLPVRGKNENDTNKESPSSLMSKEESLFVSDGEEAESEAEPKEERNSQLNKDTSDTSDTSDTSHVRTFHTTKATISISQFEKALKTEVGDIAPVILKYLYNKYCTEKRCVKAAVKELFTNPPDIDQLQHNVDNSENDSVVSAPLITTSIASTLSNIIESSTLSPTFGKKSNESKLLNLKSDPDSDSDSDLQSHISSTTSQSLEPTSQTRTSSKRKNQDDLEELNMLHKRMQAAANLRREEIEQNSWRKHIGTLEVQAWATRPTMKPLQFQDQLLVKRLIPKNSTMQKSSIIRLCLNEREIGRIPEDLTRIFSPLMDLNIAHFDASVLEATKRRLSTGDSFFVQIEVYLRDTAFVKNIESIEQTPVKKNTNFNFASESEGEAAMRLRQFAVSNLFDKLKLRPLRLNSESKSEDSLLSQAAATGAVVDNNNNNINTTTTNDDDDNGGGGGGGFDTEVEEPVDEVNLDQLRQFYQANNQSKLLESLPETTEPPKENFRLGLREYQKHGLSWMLAREKEIDILEQCAGGENALSLESRKYIEDSGTKNPLWRKFKWPNAQVSSQDIQPTQYATQGQRDACFYANLYNGELSLERPMIKTSLKGGILADEMGLGKTIATLALVNSVPKDTEYVGSPNFKNNRYAFQTTLIVVPMSLLAQWKEEFEKANNNSNHTCYLYYGDDTAVDLAPMLCNLRENSSSKTPIVVITTYGTVLNEFTRISKNRNFHGELPKIGLYSVKFFRIILDEGHNIRNRNTKTAKSVYELQSTRKWVLTGTPIVNRLDDLYSLVKFLELDPWNNFSYWKTFVTLPFEQKKISQTLDVIKSILEPIFLRRTKNQKKNGKPLVELPEKEVVIETIKFNEQEEKLYQWFKTRAYESFAEGVKSGQLLRQYTQILTHILRLRQVCCHVDLIGGAHEMDDDVIDLEADEDMKSFLKSIKEQSEKFANNTEVKQTIYKLYDCVKEENECSICTTSPIPYNELALTPCGHTFCIGCILEHLEFQSDLHKNKLCPNCREPISKYKLFRLRNQKTTSHEIRFHTQQKDYDTTHNFQIYLYDPNRSSSKIQALIRHLKSLQEQSPNSKVIVFSQFSSYLDIMETELKLTSDEFHVYKFDGRLNMNDRSKLLAAFNAPVTSGKISILLLSLKAGGVGLNLTTASRAFMMDPWWSPSIEDQAIDRIHRIGQNDTVKVVRFIMENSIETKMLKIQERKKQIGEAVGVEEEERRKRRIEEIQILFEE; this is translated from the coding sequence ATGACAGTCACCAAAACAagattttttcttccagtACGTGGTAAAAACGAAAATGATACCAATAAAGAACTGCCGTCGTCTCTTATGAGTAAAGAAGAGAGTCTCTTTGTGTCAGATGGCGAAGAAGCTGAATCTGAAGCTGAACCTAAAGAGGAGAGGAATAGTCAATTGAATAAAGACACGTCTGACACGTCTGACACGTCTGACACGTCTCATGTCCGAACTTTTCACACCACCAAGGCAACAATTTCCATTAgccaatttgaaaaagcaCTCAAAACAGAAGTAGGAGATATCGCACCAGTAATTCTCAAATATCTATACAACAAGTATTGCACTGAAAAGAGATGCGTAAAAGCTGCCGTGAAGGAACTATTCACAAACCCACCTGATATTGATCAGTTACAACACAATGTCGACAATAGTGAAAATGATAGTGTTGTTTCAGCTCCACTTATCACCACCAGCATTGCATCCACACTTTCCAATATCATCGAATCACTGACCCTTCTGCCTACTTTTGGTAAAAAACTGAACGAAAGTAAACTTTTGAATCTAAAACTGGACCCGGACCTGGACCTGGACCTGGACCTACAACTGCATATTTCATCTACTACCAGTCAATCACTTGAACCAACTAGTCAAACTAGAACATCTTCCAAGAGGAAAAATCAAGATGACTTGGAGGAATTGAATATGCTCCACAAGCGCATGCAAGCAGCTGCTAACTTGAGGCGAGAAGAGATTGAACAAAACTCATGGCGCAAACACATTGGCACATTAGAAGTACAAGCGTGGGCTACACGTCCCACTATGAAACCGTTGCAATTTCAAGACCAGCTTTTGGTGAAAAGACTAATTCCGAAAAACTCAACCATGCAAAAAAGTTCGATAATCAGGTTGTGCCTCaatgaaagagaaattggAAGAATCCCAGAGGATTTGACAAGAATCTTTAGTCCATTGATGGATTTGAACATAGCTCATTTTGATGCATCTGTCTTGGAGGCAACGAAGAGGAGGTTGTCTACTGGTgattccttttttgttcaaataGAGGTTTACCTCAGGGATACTGCATTTGTGAAAAATATTGAATCTATAGAACAAACTccagtgaaaaaaaatactaattttaattttgcttCTGAAAGCGAAGGCGAAGCAGCAATGCGATTGCGACAGTTTGCAGTATCCAACTTATTTGACAAACTCAAATTAAGACCATTGAGGTTGAATAGTGAGAGCAAAAGCGAGGATTCATTGTTATCTCAAGCGGCCGCTACAGGTGCCGTTGTtgataataacaataataatatcaatactactactactaatgatgatgatgataatggtggtggtggtggtggtggttttgATACTGAAGTCGAGGAGCCAGTGGATGAAGTTAACCTTGATCAATTAAGACAATTTTATCAGGCAAATAATCAATCCAAATTATTGGAAAGTTTACCTGAAACGACAGAACCACCAAAGGAGAATTTCAGGTTAGGGTTGAGAGAGTACCAGAAGCACGGATTGTCTTGGATGTTGGcaagggaaaaagaaattgacaTTTTGGAACAATGCGCCGGAGGAGAGAATGCCTTGTCACTAGAGTCGCGGAAATATATAGAGGATTCAGGGACTAAGAACCCCCTTTGGAGGAAATTCAAGTGGCCCAATGCTCAAGTTAGTCTGCAGGATATTCAACCAACACAATATGCAACACAAGGGCAACGCGATGCTTGCTTTTATGCAAATTTGTACAATGGGGAATTATCTCTTGAGAGACCCATGATAAAGACTAGTTTGAAAGGTGGTATTTTGGCAGATGAAATGGGGCTAGGCAAGACCATTGCCACTTTGGCATTGGTAAATTCGGTACCTAAAGATACTGAGTATGTTGGTTCTCCAAACtttaaaaacaatagaTACGCTTTTCAAACCACCTTAATTGTTGTGCCAATGTCCTTGCTTGCGCAATGGAAAGAGGAGTTTGAAAAAGCCAACAACAATTCTAATCACACTTGTTATTTATACTATGGAGATGACACTGCAGTTGATTTGGCACCGATGCTATGCAACTTGCGAGAGAATTCTTCATCCAAGACTCCTATTGTAGTGATTACAACTTATGGAACAGTGTTAAATGAATTTACCAGAATATCCAAGAATCGAAATTTTCATGGTGAATTGCCAAAGATTGGCTTATATTCAGTTAAGTTTTTTAGAATAATATTGGATGAGGGTCACAATATTCGAAAtagaaatacaaaaacgGCGAAATCCGTTTATGAATTACAACTGACTAGAAAATGGGTACTCACAGGAACACCAATTGTGAATCGACTAGATGACTTGTATTCGTTAGTCAAATTTTTGGAACTCGATCCATGGAACAATTTCTCATATTGGAAGACTTTTGTCACCTTACCATTTGAGCAGAAAAAGATATCTCAGACATTGGATGTTATCAAATCAATATTAgaaccaatttttttgcgTAGGaccaaaaatcaaaagaagaatgggAAGCCTTTGGTTGAATTACCGGAAAAGGAGGTTGTTATTGAAACAATAAAGTTCAATGAACAAGAGGAGAAGCTTTATCAATGGTTCAAGACAAGAGCATATGAGTCATTTGCTGAGGGTGTCAAGTCCGGCCAATTGTTGCGCCAGTATACGCAGATATTGACGCACATTTTGCGATTAAGACAGGTTTGTTGTCATGTGGATCTCATTGGAGGTGCACACGAAATGGACGATGATGTGATTGATTTAGAAGCTGATGAGGACATGAAAAGCTTTTTGAAAAGCATCAAAGAACAGAGTGAAAAATTCGCCAACAATACTGAGGTTAAGCAAACTATTTATAAACTATACGATTGTGTTAAAGAGGAAAATGAGTGTTCTATTTGCACCACATCGCCGATCCCTTATAACGAGTTGGCATTGACCCCGTGTGGTCATACTTTTTGCATTGGCTGCATACTAGAGCATTTGGAATTCCAATCAGACTTGCATAAGAACAAGCTTTGCCCCAATTGCAGAGAACCCATCTCCAAATACAAACTTTTTAGATtaagaaatcaaaaaacGACAAGTCACGAGATAAGATTCCATACGCAACAAAAAGACTACGATACCACACATAACTTTCAAATTTACTTGTATGATCCAAATAGGTCGAGTTCGAAAATCCAAGCGCTTATAAGACATTTGAAACTGTTGCAGGAACAGTCACCGAATCTGAAGGTGATTGTGTTTTCACAGTTTTCATCGTATTTGGATATCATGGAAACCGAGTTAAAGCTCACATCAGATGAGTTTCATGTATACAAATTTGATGGGCGATTGAATATGAATGATCGGTCGAAGCTTCTTGCTGCATTTAATGCACCGGTTACGAGTGGCAAAATTTCGATACTTTTGTTGAGTCTCAAAGCCGGAGGAGTCGGATTGAATCTCACCACCGCTTCTAGAGCATTTATGATGGACCCGTGGTGGAGTCCTAGCATTGAAGATCAAGCTATTGATAGAATCCATCGTATTGGACAAAATGATACTGTTAAAGTGGTGAGGTTTATTATGGAGAATAGTATAGAGAcaaaaatgttgaaaattcaggaaaggaaaaaacaaattggcGAAGCAGTCggagttgaagaagaggaacGGAGAAAGAGACGTATTGAAGAGATTCAAATATTGTTTGAAGAGTAA
- the ARO8 gene encoding Aromatic/aminoadipate aminotransferase 1 — protein sequence MTKEQVHEAKDLRHLLSAEAKSRQNSPLKDAFKYYKLPGMTFLGGGLPLSDYFPFNKVTADIPTPSFTRGIGAPLTEDNKATIEVYKKADENGENQVELARSLQYGYTEGMPEIVKFLKEHTEMIHNVPYKDWDLIVTVGNTESWDSTLRTFCSRGDTILVEEFSFSSALETANGQGINTVPVTMDEYGIIPSALENLMAHWIGNKPKLLYTISTGQNPTGSCLSAERRREIYKIACKYDFIIVEDEPYYFLQMETYTSDKSKREGKHVHGHEEFIKALVPSFISMDTEGRVIRLDSFSKVLAPGLRFGWIVGQANLLERFLRLHEVSIQCPSGFTSSLTNGLLQNWGQSGYLDWLIGLRAEYTHKRDVAIDAIAENLPKDITSYVPPVAGMFFTITLDVSKHPKFKELGSDARKIETLIYEQSIKQGTLMIPGSWFKSEGQSTPPQKNLPHNPSHDTHVFFRGTYAAVPLDQLVFGIQKFGKAVKIEFGLE from the coding sequence ATGACAAAAGAGCAAGTACACGAGGCAAAAGATTTGAGACATTTGTTGTCGGCCGAAGCCAAATCAAGACAAAACTCACCATTAAAGGATGCTTTCAAATACTATAAATTACCAGGGATGACTTTCTTGGGAGGAGGATTGCCCTTGTCTGACTATTTTCCATTTAATAAAGTGACCGCCGATATCCCAACACCTTCATTTACACGTGGTATTGGTGCACCATTGACTGAGGATAATAAAGCAACAATTGAGGTGTACAAGAAAGCCGACGAAAATGGCGAGAACCAAGTGGAGTTGGCAAGATCATTGCAATATGGTTATACTGAAGGTATGCCAGAGATTGtcaagtttttgaaagagCACACTGAAATGATTCACAATGTGCCATACAAAGACTGGGACTTGATAGTTACAGTTGGTAATACTGAGTCATGGGACTCTACATTGAGAACTTTTTGCTCTAGAGGTGACACCATTTTGGTTGAAGAGTTTTCCTTCTCATCTGCTTTGGAAACTGCCAATGGACAAGGCATCAACACTGTACCGGTTACAATGGATGAATATGGTATCATTCCAAGCGCATTGGAAAACTTGATGGCCCATTGGATTGGCAACAAACCCAAATTATTGTACACTATCTCAACGGGTCAAAACCCAACAGGCTCTTGTTTGAGTGCAGAGAGAAGAAGGGAAATTTACAAGATTGCATGCAAGTACGACTTTATCATTGTTGAAGACGAGCCATACTATTTCTTGCAAATGGAAACTTACACGAGTGACAAGTCCAAGAGAGAGGGCAAACACGTTCATGGTCACGAGGAATTTATCAAGGCTTTGGTTCCTTCTTTTATCTCTATGGATACCGAGGGTAGGGTTATTAGATTAGACTCCTTCTCAAAAGTCCTCGCACCTGGTTTGAGATTCGGATGGATTGTGGGTCAAGCCAACTTACTCGAAAGATTCCTCAGGTTGCATGAAGTCTCAATTCAATGTCCATCTGGTTTTACCCTGAGTCTTACCAATGGATTATTGCAAAACTGGGGACAATCTGGTTATTTGGACTGGTTGATTGGTTTGCGGGCCGAATACACCCACAAGCGTGACGTTGCAATTGATGCGATTGCCGAAAACTTGCCAAAAGATATCACATCCTACGTGCCACCAGTTGCAGGTATGTTCTTTACCATTACACTCGATGTCTCTAAACACCCCAAATTCAAAGAGTTGGGCCTGGATGCACGCAAGATTGAGACATTGATTTACGAGCAAAGTATCAAACAAGGTACATTGATGATTCCAGGATCATGGTTCAAGAGTGAAGGTCAATCCACTCCTCCACAAAAGAACTTGCCTCATAACCCATCACACGACACTCATGTGTTCTTTAGAGGAACATACGCTGCCGTTCCTCTTGACCAATTAGTTTTTGGTATACAAAAGTTTGGTAAGGCTGTTAAAATCGAATTTGGCCTCGAATAA
- a CDS encoding uncharacterized protein (MEROPS:MER0003105) has translation MSRVARAQCANCTCSPGLLSRTNRKSSLFAKRINLNRINSGLKDPNSESRKGSVFTLNPQSLCLPEAKEVNTTQRLNKLRLEMKKTDGGLAVYIVPSEDQHQSEYTSAYDQKRSFISGFSGSAGVAIVTRDLNSIGDEENGTAALSTDGRYFTQAIDELDFNWILLKQGAKDEPTWEEWTVKQASQISLDSGEIAKIGIDPRLITYDQVQKFNKLIKDEKIKTPKAQIEFVAIEQNLVNNIWEEFETLPASTEGEIKQLDVSFTGKSTQDKIKEVRANVIKDNIKGYVVTSLDEIAWLLNLRGSDIPYNPVFYSFVIITADELKLFIGQDRLSSTIADDLTSIGVTIEPYQNFYSALNTISKQFSVNNNKIYLPKNANWEVVRNTKCSFTEGLSEIELLKSQKNETELQGARIAHLKDGRALIKFFAWLEDTLIDKQDIIDEIAADEKLTEFRQQEDNFVGLSFDTISASGANGAVIHYKPTKGSAAMINPNKIYLNDSGSQFLEGTTDTTRTVHFTKPSSEQIRNYTLVLKGNIALSTLKFPEGTTGNLIDSIARQFLWKYGLDYGHGTSHGVGAYLNVHEGPIGVGPRPNAAKNQLRAGNLISNEPGYYKEGHYGIRIENVMFVKPSDYSFNGKKFLEFETVTKVPFCRKLIDVCLLTDEELGWINRYHARIWAELSDSLEKNGITYKWLRKETEPISRY, from the coding sequence ATGTCTAGAGTTGCCAGGGCACAATGTGCTAATTGCACTTGCTCACCAGGATTGCTTTCAAGAACAAATAGAAAATCCTCCTTATTTGCCAAGAGAATCAATTTGAACAGAATCAATTCTGGTTTGAAAGACCCCAACTCAGAATCAAGAAAAGGTTCAGTCTTTACCTTGAACCCTCAATCGTTATGTTTAccagaagcaaaagaagtcAATACCACGCAAAGACTCAACAAATTGAGAttggaaatgaagaaaaccGATGGCGGACTAGCCGTTTACATTGTTCCAAGTGAAGACCAACATCAATCAGAATATACCTCTGCTTACGACCAAAAGAGAAGCTTCATCTCCGGTTTTAGCGGAAGTGCCGGTGTAGCTATTGTGACTAGAGACTTGAACAGCATTGGCGACGAAGAGAATGGAACTGCTGCATTATCAACCGACGGAAGATACTTTACACAAGCAATCGATGAATTGGATTTTAACTGGATACTATTGAAACAAGGCGCAAAGGATGAACCCACGTGGGAAGAATGGACCGTGAAACAAGCATCCCAAATAAGTTTGGATAGCGGCGAAATTGCCAAAATTGGTATCGATCCAAGATTAATCACATACGACCAAGTCCAAAAGTTTAATAAATTGattaaagatgaaaaaatcaaaactcCAAAAGCACAAATTGAATTTGTAGCCATTGAGCAAAATTTGGTCAATAATATCTGGGAAGAGTTTGAAACATTACCAGCATCAACAGAAGGCGAGATTAAACAACTTGACGTTTCCTTTACCGGTAAATCAACTCAAGATAAGATTAAAGAAGTAAGAGCAAATGTGATCAAGGACAATATCAAGGGTTATGTTGTTACTTCTTTGGACGAAATTGCTTGGCTATTGAACTTGCGTGGACTGGACATACCATACAATCCCGTATTCTATTCCTTTGTCATTATCACTGCAGATGAATTGAAATTATTTATTGGTCAAGATAGACTTTCCTCTACAATTGCTGATGACTTGACCAGTATCGGAGTCACTATTGAGCCGTATCAAAATTTCTACTCTGCGTTAAACACCATATCCAAACAATTTTCAGtcaacaataacaagaTTTATCTCCCCAAAAATGCCAACTGGGAAGTTGTTCGCAATACCAAATGTTCGTTTACGGAAGGTTTATCTGAGATTGAGCTTTTGAAGTCCCAGAAGAATGAGACTGAGCTCCAAGGTGCCCGGATCGCACATTTGAAAGACGGAAGAGCATTGATCAAATTCTTTGCATGGCTTGAAGATACTCTAATTGACAAACAAGACATTATAGATGAAATAGCTGCTGATGAAAAACTTACTGAATTTAGACAACAAGAGGATAATTTTGTTGGACTTTCCTTTGATACAATAAGCGCAAGCGGAGCCAACGGAGCTGTTATTCACTATAAACCAACCAAAGGCTCGGCAGCCATGATTAACCCAAATAAGATTTATTTGAATGACTCTGGCTCCCAGTTTCTTGAGGGAACAACCGATACTACAAGGACCGTCCATTTCACAAAGCCATCGCTGGAGCAAATAAGAAACTATACGTTGGTTCTCAAGGGTAATATTGCTTTATCGACATTGAAATTTCCCGAAGGTACCACTGGAAATTTGATTGATTCCATCGCCAGACAGTTCCTCTGGAAGTATGGCTTGGACTATGGACACGGCACATCGCATGGTGTTGGTGCGTACTTGAACGTGCACGAAGGACCAATTGGTGTTGGTCCTCGTCCAAATGCAGCAAAAAATCAGTTAAGAGCCGGCAATTTGATCTCGAATGAACCAGGATATTATAAGGAAGGGCATTACGGAATAAGAATTGAGAATGTTATGTTTGTGAAGCCTTCTGATTACTCATTTAATGGCAAAAAGTTTTTGGAATTTGAAACGGTGACCAAGGTGCCATTCTGTAGAAAATTGATTGatgtttgtttattgaCTGATGAAGAGTTGGGTTGGATCAACAGATACCATGCAAGGATCTGGGCTGAATTAAGTGATAGTcttgaaaagaatggaatTACTTATAAATGGTTGCGCAAAGAGACAGAGCCCATTTCCAGATATTAA
- the PDR6 gene encoding member of the karyopherin-beta produces MSHPIDIQNVIKDIEVLYTSKDADQIHVIQDRLQRFQKSENGYELGIELLKHDAPTVKYFGALTITVFINTFGLVPDYLQPFVQISQIIQKLAQNNFSGNLFVIKKLLSCLSLIYIQNYENLDPIQTFISVVGNGGQNSNHEQANTIRDYLSSLNNFEEIKLFLTHLEILAEDFIKYTDNSSKIHNAIYDTIYIHLQSTFLYLLDQYEVLALEISLLSLDCLNSWIPYISLAETQSDVRYTDKVDPLIRYLLTPLNHPISFESETMEMYNKSISALTEFAEHLPRLLNPHRDAIFNTLLTENSFGLSLISHAFTEKEFLEEYSMEIDNLINLIVAFLNLNLVQITRNLLNEEISKVLQTAISLTNAPGRATIDENISSQFLNFWDDFANTLVDDADAIKEIYSDPASYNTYTKQANQVLMEVAVVYFKKIQHQHQQQQQQGPNFTSQEFSRFRTLVADSFIVFYTTLGIPLLSTLSDVVGSQPVETEAAIFLIYKIISDIQFYDDELGNGFDNDLAEGNAGTVEAGTETKEGEGSNRPRDLCRIIKNIFDKNLILMVEDNSLSDQSLATSVLNLMSVLPFFYKSHIGNPYLGPSFDFLFKLINNKANPKMSLVASRTVLRICKDTEEQLIPFLPQLELVLVEMLRNPLIDNIIRERITFSYVSIVRSLKNPQELSSKIAAILHEIIQQKPNLNEESMEDYSTSLVACLSEIGKGSSYPDEVEDYLNAQQLLETNNYWKQDAMGIRPAILETIKLFSLDIPFLAKNTIVTEKCCNILKAGFHESLPGPFSFTVDQILQYIVAKAQSFLSSVDSSSCSMLYYLHQLLISVIITHFKSLTQDQMEITITNIFTNVSEMILTDVDLVKSSLDIFITILDYKPSLLIYTGLFSNYIIPFAITAFGKHEVPVLKSTTKFWNQLVTMKKGKQADQEFVRHLLIQTSLGNDNGQISIGYNFIDSLHQSFILSPRSCLEHYYQLYRILIVKYPMEFKNWLTQVLANLQVGKVKMDPSEVKEFVSKLMITRGQRMANEVLKGYWLKVNKLVDYQ; encoded by the exons ATGTCACACCCAATTGATATTCAAAATGTCATTAAA GATATAGAAGTTCTATATACATCCAAAGATGCTGATCAGATCCACGTTATACAAGATAGACTACAACGGTTTCagaaaagtgaaaatgGATACGAACTAGGTATTGAATTGTTGAAGCATGATGCTCCTACAGTCAAATACTTTGGTGCATTGACCATAACTGTATTCATCAACACTTTTGGGTTGGTTCCCGACTATTTGCAACCATTTGTGCAAATTCTGCAAATTATCCAGAAATTGGCCCAAAACAACTTTTCTGGAAACTTGTTTGTTATCAAGAAATTGTTGAGCTGCTTGTCATTGatttatatacaaaacTACGAAAACCTCGACCCAATTCAAACTTTTATTAGTGTAGTAGGCAACGGAGGTCAAAATAGCAACCACGAGCAGGCCAATACCATAAGGGACTACCTTTCCAGTCTAAACAATTTTGAAGAGATAAAGTTGTTTTTAACTCACTTGGAGATTTTGGCTGAGGATTTTATAAAGTACACCGACAATTCAAGCAAAATACACAATGCCATTTATGACACGATATACATTCACCTACAGAGCACTTTTTTATACCTCTTGGATCAATATGAAGTACTTGCGTTGGAAATTAGTTTACTACTGTTGGATTGTCTCAACTCATGGATTCCTTACATACTGTTGGCAGAAACACAATCTGATGTGCGATATACAGACAAAGTTGATCCACTAATTCGTTATTTATTAACACCACTAAATCATCCAATTTCATTTGAGTCCGAAACAATGGAGATGTACAACAAGTCCATCTCGGCATTGACGGAATTTGCAGAACATTTGCCAAGACTATTGAACCCACATAGAGATGCTATATTTAATACGTTGTTAACAGAAAATAGTTTTGGGTTGCTGCTTATTTCCCATGCTTTCACTGAAAAGGAGTTTTTAGAAGAATACCTGATGGAAATTGACAATCTTATCAACTTGATTGTGGCATTTTTGAACCTAAACTTGGTACAAATCACGCGAAATTTGTTAAACGAAGAAATATCAAAAGTATTGCAAACTGCGATTTCTTTGACTAATGCGCCTGGTAGGGCTACGATTGATGAAAATATTAGTTCACAATTTCTTAATTTCTGGGACGATTTTGCAAATACTCTTGTTGACGATGCAGATGCAATAAAAGAGATTTACTCTGACCCAGCAAGTTACAATACATATACCAAACAAGCTAACCAAGTGCTCATGGAAGTAGCAGTGGTGTATTTCAAAAAgattcaacatcaacatcaacaacaacaacaacagggACCCAACTTTACGTCTCAAGAATTTTCAAGGTTCCGTACTTTGGTTGCAGACCTGTTTATTGTGTTTTACACAACATTGGGCATTCCTCTTCTATCTACATTAAGTGATGTAGTTGGATCACAACCAGTAGAAACTGAAGCTGCAATTTTCCTTATATACAAAATTATAAGCGATATACAGTTCTACGATGATGAACTTGGTAACGGTTTTGATAATGACCTTGCTGAAGGCAATGCTGGCACAGTAGAAGCGGGGACGGAAACCAAAGAAGGTGAAGGCAGTAACAGACCACGCGATTTATGTCGAATTatcaaaaacatttttgacaaaaatCTAATTCTTATGGTGGAAGATAACTCACTACTGGATCAATCTTTAGCAACCAGTGTTCTCAACTTGATGTCtgttttaccttttttctACAAATCTCATATCGGCAATCCATACTTGGGCCCTAGCTTTGATTTCCTTTTCAAGTTGATAAATAACAAAGCAAATCCCAAGATGTCTCTCGTTGCTTCACGAACAGTATTGAGGATATGTAAAGATACAGAAGAACAATTGATTCCATTTTTACCGCAACTCGAATTGGTGTTGGTTGAAATGTTGCGCAATCCTTTGATAGACAACATCATCAGAGAACGCATTACATTCTCATATGTTTCCATAGTGAGGTCCTTAAAGAACCCTCAAGAGTTGAGCTCCAAGATTGCTGCTATATTGCATGAAATTATACAGCAAAAGCCAAACTTGAACGAGGAAAGTATGGAGGATTATTCAACAAGTTTGGTAGCATGTCTTAGTGAGATTGGAAAAGGCTCGAGCTACCCAGACGAAGTCGAAGACTATTTAAATGCACAACAATTGCTTGAAACGAATAATTATTGGAAACAGGATGCAATGGGTATACGTCCAGCAATTTTGGAAACAATCAAACTCTTTTCATTGGATATTCCCTTTTTGGCGAAAAATACAATAGTCACTGAAAAGTGTTGCAATATTTTAAAAGCCGGTTTCCACGAGTCTCTTCCTGGTCCATTCAGCTTTACAGTCGATCAAATCTTGCAATATATTGTCGCAAAAGCCCAGTCTTTTTTGTCCTCGGTGGATTCTTCTAGTTGCTCTATGCTTTACTACCTTCATCAGTTACTAATTAGTGTGATAATCACACATTTCAAGAGCCTTACACAGGACCAAATGGAAATCACAATCACCAATATATTTACAAATGTCTCTGAGATGATATTAACAGACGTGGATTTAGTCAAGTCCTCTCTTGACATTTTTATAACTATTTTGGACTACAAGCCAAGTTTATTGATATACACTGGGCTATTTTCGAATTATATTATACCATTCGCTATTACTGCATTTGGAAAACACGAAGTACCTGTGTTGAAGTCGACAACCAAGTTTTGGAATCAATTGGTTACCatgaagaaaggaaaacaagCTGATCAAGAATTTGTACGTCACTTGCTAATACAAACCAGTCTTGGTAATGATAATGGCCAAATATCAATCGGGTATAATTTCATTGATAGCCTACACCAATCTTTCATACTTAGTCCCAGGTCGTGTTTAGAACATTATTATCAGCTATACCGTATTTTGATTGTTAAATATCCAATGGAGTTTAAAAACTGGTTAACCCAAGTATTGGCGAATTTGCAAGTTGGCAAAGTGAAAATGGACCCTAGTGAAGTCAAGGAATTTGTAAGCAAATTAATGATTACGCGTGGTCAAAGAATGGCCAATGAAGTGCTCAAAGGGTACTGGCTCAAGGTAAACAAACTAGTTGATTATCAATAG